A region of Maniola jurtina chromosome 7, ilManJurt1.1, whole genome shotgun sequence DNA encodes the following proteins:
- the LOC123866804 gene encoding silk gland factor 3 codes for MAATTYMPGGELDLLGGYHAASPRSAEPADMKYAHHLHGGSPSPGAPVLNPWASLPPADPWAMHQHHHHAHQPDVKPPPAPHDARHLQHGWHAPVGYGAASPVLHGGYMHHQHLMRDVPPSPHLHHHLERDAPEEDTPTSDDLEAFAKQFKQRRIKLGFTQADVGLALGTLYGNVFSQTTICRFEALQLSFKNMCKLKPLLQKWLEEADSTTGSPTSIDKIAAQGRKRKKRTSIEVSVKGALEQHFHKQPKPSAQEITSLADSLQLEKEVVRVWFCNRRQKEKRMTPPNTLGGDGMLDGMGHGHYAHELHGSPPLHAHSPALSPPHPAHAQHAPHAPHAPHSQHAQHSQHTLQGAHTLAAH; via the coding sequence ATGGCGGCGACCACGTACATGCCGGGCGGCGAGCTGGACCTGCTGGGCGGCTACCACGCCGCGTCGCCGCGCAGCGCCGAGCCCGCCGACATGAAGTACGCGCACCACCTGCACGGCGGCTCGCCCTCGCCCGGCGCGCCCGTGCTCAACCCCTGGGCCAGCCTGCCGCCCGCCGACCCCTGGGCCATGCACCAGCACCACCACCACGCGCACCAGCCCGATGTCaagccgccgcccgcgccgcacgACGCGCGCCACCTGCAGCACGGCTGGCACGCGCCCGTGGGCTACGGCGCCGCCTCGCCCGTGCTGCACGGAGGCTACATGCACCACCAGCACCTCATGCGCGACGTGCCGCCCAGCCCGCACCTGCACCACCACCTGGAGCGCGACGCGCCCGAGGAGGACACGCCCACCAGCGACGACCTGGAGGCCTTCGCCAAGCAGTTCAAGCAGCGCCGCATCAAGCTGGGCTTCACGCAGGCCGACGTGGGGCTGGCGCTGGGCACGCTGTACGGCAACGTGTTTTCGCAGACCACCATCTGCCGCTTCGAGGCGCTGCAGCTCAGCTTCAAGAACATGTGCAAGCTCAAGCCGCTGCTGCAGAAGTGGCTGGAGGAGGCCGACTCCACCACGGGCAGCCCGACCAGCATCGACAAGATCGCGGCGCAGGGCCGCAAGCGCAAGAAGCGCACGTCCATCGAGGTGTCGGTCAAGGGCGCGCTCGAGCAGCACTTCCACAAGCAGCCCAAGCCGTCGGCGCAGGAGATCACGTCGCTGGCCGACAGCCTGCAGCTGGAGAAGGAGGTCGTGCGCGTGTGGTTCTGCAACCGCCGCCAGAAGGAGAAGCGCATGACGCCGCCCAACACGCTGGGCGGCGACGGCATGCTGGACGGCATGGGCCACGGCCACTACGCGCACGAGCTGCACGGCTCGCCGCCGCTGCACGCGCACTCGCCCGCGCTGTCGCCGCCGCACCCCGCCCACGCGCAGCACGCGCCGCACGCCCCGCACGCGCCGCACTCCCAGCACGCGCAGCACTCGCAGCACACGCTGCAGGGCGCGCACACGCTGGCGGCGCACTAA